One Candidatus Woesearchaeota archaeon genomic region harbors:
- a CDS encoding archaeal proteasome endopeptidase complex subunit alpha — translation MQPVQHQMMGYDRAITMFSPDGRLLQVEYAKKTVRLGNTAIGMVCKDGVLLVTDKRIVDKLVVPEAIEKIFQIDKHIMATAAGILSDARVLIERAQERAQAYKVTYDSPIDTISIVKDLANLKQFTTQSGGLRPFGVSLLIAGVDEGGKKLFETDPTGIFNQYKATVIGEGDSEIEQILFKEYKESLTIMDGLKLAIRALKKVLDKDFHPQRIDAAFIKEGEQPVMKKVEKDTISTLTK, via the coding sequence ATGCAACCAGTACAACATCAAATGATGGGTTATGACAGGGCCATTACTATGTTTTCTCCTGATGGACGGCTCCTCCAAGTTGAATATGCGAAGAAGACTGTTCGGCTGGGCAACACCGCCATCGGTATGGTTTGCAAGGACGGGGTCTTGCTCGTGACGGACAAGAGAATTGTTGACAAGCTTGTTGTTCCTGAAGCCATTGAGAAAATCTTTCAGATTGACAAACACATCATGGCAACCGCAGCAGGAATTCTTTCCGATGCGCGAGTGCTTATTGAACGGGCGCAGGAACGGGCGCAGGCGTACAAGGTGACGTATGATTCCCCTATTGATACTATTTCCATCGTGAAAGACTTGGCTAACCTCAAGCAATTCACAACCCAGTCAGGAGGCCTGCGTCCTTTCGGCGTCTCTTTGCTTATCGCAGGCGTTGACGAGGGAGGAAAGAAGCTTTTTGAGACCGACCCGACGGGAATTTTTAACCAGTACAAAGCCACCGTTATTGGTGAGGGAGACTCGGAAATTGAACAAATACTCTTCAAGGAATACAAAGAAAGCTTAACCATCATGGATGGCTTGAAGCTTGCAATTCGCGCATTGAAGAAGGTGCTTGACAAGGACTTTCATCCACAACGCATTGATGCCGCATTCATTAAGGAGGGCGAGCAGCCAGTGATGAAGAAAGTTGAGAAAGACACGATCAGTACTTTGACGAAATGA
- a CDS encoding ZPR1 zinc finger domain-containing protein, translated as MKTQNKEHDTKTQQGKVPQDATPQPMVLKGELCPVCHKKTLTLMETPYEIPFFGTCSLFSMDCEHCKYHKADVEFSEKHPPAKFTLEVSNEEDLKARVIKSASATIKIPHLITIESTEFSNGYVTNVEGVLNRIRHQIAFARDDSDDPAVKKKAKQHLKKIDRVLWGKEKLKLILEDPSGNSAIISPRAQKTVLKKKS; from the coding sequence ATGAAAACACAAAACAAAGAACACGACACCAAGACCCAACAGGGAAAGGTACCACAGGATGCCACCCCTCAGCCAATGGTCCTCAAAGGCGAGCTCTGCCCCGTCTGCCACAAAAAAACGCTCACCCTCATGGAAACGCCTTACGAAATCCCTTTCTTTGGAACGTGCTCTCTCTTCTCCATGGATTGTGAACACTGCAAGTACCACAAGGCAGATGTTGAATTTTCAGAAAAACACCCACCTGCAAAGTTTACTCTTGAAGTTAGCAACGAAGAGGACCTCAAAGCCAGAGTTATAAAATCAGCAAGTGCAACCATAAAAATTCCGCACCTCATCACTATTGAGTCAACAGAGTTCTCCAACGGGTACGTCACTAACGTGGAAGGCGTCCTCAACCGAATACGACACCAGATCGCCTTTGCACGTGATGACAGCGACGACCCTGCTGTCAAGAAAAAAGCCAAACAACACCTCAAAAAAATTGACCGCGTCCTCTGGGGCAAGGAAAAACTTAAACTCATTCTTGAAGACCCTTCAGGAAACTCAGCAATCATCTCGCCTCGCGCCCAGAAAACCGTGCTCAAGAAAAAATCCTAG
- a CDS encoding phosphomannomutase/phosphoglucomutase, whose amino-acid sequence MSVFKAYDIRGVYPDEIDEHLFYRVGRASVAFLQCNEMVVGRDMRVSSPSLARAFCDGVIDQGCSVIDIGQVSTPLLYFAGRSHPACAMVTASHNPKEYNGLKICRGDSLLPVDATSGLLRIQAFVEEERFSSPRHKGLVTHKNFVQAYVKFSLSFLKAKRPASVVVDAGNGMGGITFRELMKEDVPFTLHPLYFTPDGSFPHHVPNPALPDTLTELAQHVVERRASFGVGLDGDADRCGFVDETGKVVPPSVLFALIAHELLLEQPGGCIVADLRMSRVVQDVVRRSGGRLVLAKAGRTNLKRALLEQRGIFGGELSGHFFFPETAYCENPIIMLCRVLNMLERTGKPLSALVRPLSEMYANSGEINLAIADKIGALAAVKDAFADGDVSLLDGVKVDFPSWWFSLRASNTEPLMRLVVEAQTESELAVKKAQVLKVLQPFLVREGSQASADFPHGLPPQL is encoded by the coding sequence ATGTCTGTGTTTAAAGCGTACGATATTCGTGGCGTGTACCCTGATGAGATTGATGAACACTTGTTTTACCGTGTTGGGAGAGCGTCTGTTGCGTTTTTGCAGTGTAATGAGATGGTTGTTGGGAGGGACATGCGTGTGTCTTCGCCTTCGTTAGCTCGCGCTTTTTGTGATGGCGTAATTGATCAGGGGTGTTCTGTTATTGACATCGGGCAGGTATCAACCCCGCTTTTATACTTCGCTGGTCGGTCGCATCCTGCCTGCGCCATGGTTACCGCTTCCCACAACCCCAAGGAGTATAATGGCTTGAAGATTTGCAGGGGGGATTCGCTTCTTCCCGTGGACGCTACGAGTGGTCTGCTCAGGATTCAAGCGTTCGTTGAAGAAGAGCGATTCTCATCACCAAGGCATAAAGGATTAGTGACGCATAAGAATTTTGTTCAAGCGTATGTCAAATTCAGCCTTTCATTTTTAAAGGCGAAGCGTCCCGCGTCGGTTGTCGTGGATGCTGGAAACGGGATGGGGGGGATTACGTTTAGGGAGCTTATGAAAGAGGACGTGCCGTTCACGTTGCATCCGCTGTACTTTACACCCGACGGCTCTTTTCCCCATCATGTTCCCAACCCTGCTTTGCCTGATACGCTAACTGAGCTTGCTCAGCACGTTGTGGAGCGGCGCGCGTCGTTCGGGGTGGGGCTTGACGGCGATGCGGACAGGTGTGGTTTCGTTGACGAGACCGGCAAGGTCGTTCCGCCAAGCGTGCTCTTCGCGCTCATCGCTCACGAGTTGCTCTTGGAGCAACCAGGGGGTTGTATTGTTGCTGATTTGCGGATGAGTAGAGTCGTTCAAGATGTTGTTCGGAGAAGTGGCGGACGCCTTGTTCTCGCTAAGGCAGGGAGGACGAATTTGAAGAGAGCGTTGCTGGAGCAGAGAGGTATTTTTGGAGGTGAATTGAGCGGGCATTTCTTCTTTCCGGAAACCGCGTATTGTGAGAACCCGATTATTATGCTTTGTAGGGTGTTAAATATGCTCGAGCGAACGGGGAAGCCGCTCTCTGCGCTTGTTAGGCCGTTGAGTGAGATGTATGCTAATTCTGGCGAGATTAATCTTGCCATTGCTGACAAGATCGGTGCTCTTGCTGCAGTGAAGGACGCGTTCGCGGATGGGGATGTCTCGCTTCTTGACGGGGTAAAGGTGGATTTCCCGTCGTGGTGGTTTTCCCTGCGTGCGTCGAACACCGAGCCTTTAATGCGCCTAGTCGTCGAGGCGCAAACGGAAAGCGAGTTAGCGGTGAAAAAGGCTCAAGTGCTCAAGGTCTTGCAGCCATTCCTCGTTCGGGAGGGCTCGCAAGCAAGTGCTGATTTTCCACATGGCTTGCCTCCTCAGTTGTGA
- a CDS encoding cell division protein SepF codes for MKRFFSLRRFKRTGYDDDEMADVEDEYVELNADGDADSSQVIVRPFVMEDFSDIKEIVDTLREGYTICLVNIKPLKDKDLVELKRAINKLKKTCDAIDGDIAGFGDDYIVVTPSFARIYRQKNTLE; via the coding sequence ATGAAGCGATTCTTTTCACTGAGGCGATTTAAGCGAACAGGGTATGATGACGACGAAATGGCAGACGTTGAGGACGAATACGTAGAACTCAATGCAGACGGAGATGCTGACTCGTCACAAGTCATCGTCAGGCCCTTCGTGATGGAGGACTTCTCAGATATTAAAGAAATCGTTGACACCCTGAGGGAAGGATACACGATTTGCCTCGTCAATATCAAACCACTCAAGGACAAAGACCTCGTCGAACTCAAACGCGCTATTAACAAGCTCAAAAAAACCTGCGATGCGATTGACGGCGACATAGCAGGCTTTGGCGATGACTACATTGTCGTCACGCCAAGCTTTGCACGCATTTACCGGCAAAAAAACACGCTTGAGTAA